In the genome of Rhizobium etli 8C-3, one region contains:
- a CDS encoding LemA family protein, whose translation MYILLGVIVLIALYLVFIYNGLVRARQMAEEAWSGIDVQLKRRADLIPNLIETVKGYATHEKSTLEEVVELRNKAQAVPSGDVAGRAQAEGLLGQALGRVLALAEAYPDLKANENFSELQASLETMESEIQMARRYYNGAARDLNVKVESFPSNLVAGQFGFQKREYFEITNEADRAVPAVKF comes from the coding sequence ATGTATATCCTTCTCGGTGTGATCGTTCTGATCGCGCTTTATCTTGTCTTTATCTATAACGGTCTCGTCCGCGCCCGACAGATGGCCGAAGAGGCCTGGTCCGGCATCGACGTGCAGCTGAAGCGTCGCGCCGATCTGATCCCAAACCTCATCGAGACCGTCAAGGGCTACGCCACTCACGAAAAGAGCACGTTGGAAGAGGTCGTGGAGCTGCGCAACAAGGCGCAGGCGGTGCCTTCCGGCGATGTTGCGGGCAGGGCGCAGGCGGAGGGCCTTCTTGGCCAGGCGCTCGGCCGTGTGCTGGCGCTGGCCGAAGCCTATCCGGACCTGAAGGCGAACGAGAACTTCTCAGAGCTTCAGGCCTCGCTCGAAACGATGGAGAGTGAAATCCAGATGGCGCGCCGGTACTACAACGGCGCTGCCCGTGATCTCAACGTCAAGGTGGAAAGCTTCCCCTCCAATCTGGTCGCTGGGCAGTTCGGCTTCCAGAAGCGGGAATATTTCGAGATCACCAACGAGGCCGACCGCGCCGTCCCGGCCGTCAAATTCTGA
- the aroA gene encoding 3-phosphoshikimate 1-carboxyvinyltransferase, with product MSKDKKLTIIPAKAPLVGRAVPPGSKSITNRALLLAGLAKGVSRLTGALKSDDTLYMAEALRAMGVVIDEPDDTSFVVTGSGKLLPPKAPLFLGNAGTATRFLTAAAALVDGTVVVDGDQHMRKRPIGPLVDALRSLGIDATAQTGCPPVTVKGAGRFEASRIGIDGGLSSQYVSALLMMAAGGDRPVDIELLGQDIGALGYIDLTTAAMQAFGAKVNKTSALTWRVEPTGYTAADFVIEPDASAATYLWAAEVLTGGSIDLGVPNGAFTQPDARAYDIIAKFPHLPAEIDGSQMQDAVPTLAVLAAFNETPVHFVGIANLRVKECDRIRALSTGLTQIRPDLAREEGDDLIVQSDPSLAGKRLPAEIDTFADHRIAMSFALAGLKIDGITILDPDCVGKTFPAYWRTLAGLGVEYGNEG from the coding sequence ATGAGCAAGGACAAGAAACTCACCATCATTCCCGCTAAGGCTCCGCTCGTGGGGCGCGCCGTGCCGCCGGGCTCGAAGTCGATCACCAACCGCGCACTCCTCCTGGCTGGCCTTGCCAAGGGGGTCAGCCGCCTGACCGGCGCGCTGAAGAGCGACGACACGCTCTACATGGCCGAAGCGCTTCGCGCTATGGGCGTCGTCATCGACGAACCGGACGATACAAGCTTCGTCGTCACCGGAAGCGGCAAGCTGCTGCCGCCGAAAGCGCCGCTCTTCCTCGGCAATGCCGGCACCGCAACACGGTTTCTGACTGCCGCTGCCGCACTCGTTGATGGCACCGTCGTCGTCGACGGCGATCAGCACATGCGCAAGCGCCCGATCGGTCCGCTCGTTGATGCGTTGCGCTCTCTCGGAATCGATGCGACGGCCCAGACCGGCTGCCCGCCTGTAACCGTGAAGGGCGCGGGCCGCTTCGAAGCGAGCCGTATCGGCATCGATGGCGGTCTCTCCAGCCAGTATGTGTCCGCGCTGCTGATGATGGCGGCCGGAGGCGACCGCCCGGTGGATATTGAACTCCTCGGCCAGGACATCGGTGCCCTCGGCTACATCGATCTCACGACCGCGGCGATGCAAGCCTTCGGCGCCAAGGTTAATAAGACGAGCGCGCTCACCTGGCGCGTCGAGCCGACCGGCTACACGGCAGCCGATTTCGTCATCGAGCCTGATGCATCGGCGGCAACTTACCTCTGGGCGGCCGAAGTCCTCACCGGTGGCTCCATCGATCTCGGCGTGCCCAACGGCGCGTTCACGCAGCCGGATGCGCGCGCCTACGACATCATCGCCAAGTTCCCGCACCTGCCGGCTGAAATCGACGGTTCGCAGATGCAGGACGCGGTTCCGACGCTCGCAGTCCTTGCCGCTTTCAACGAAACGCCCGTCCATTTCGTCGGCATTGCCAATCTGCGCGTCAAGGAATGCGATCGCATCCGCGCGCTGTCGACCGGCCTGACGCAGATTCGCCCGGATCTGGCACGCGAGGAAGGCGACGATCTCATCGTCCAGTCCGATCCGTCGCTTGCCGGAAAACGTCTGCCTGCCGAGATTGACACTTTCGCCGACCACCGCATCGCCATGAGCTTCGCGCTCGCCGGACTGAAGATAGACGGCATCACGATCCTCGATCCGGATTGCGTCGGCAAGACGTTCCCTGCCTACTGGCGGACGCTGGCAGGACTGGGCGTCGAATATGGGAACGAGGGCTGA
- a CDS encoding DUF2207 domain-containing protein produces the protein MIRRLFGLCVILFMALAAYAASAAEVINSFASDIRLEKSGAMTVTETITVNAEGNRIRRGIFRDFPLTFVDEGGRRRSVDFDVISVRRDGKDEPWKTESVSGGIRIYAGSEDVMLAPGRHEYAFTYTTDRQIRYFADYDELYWNVTGNGWIFPIMAATATVNLPDGVTATDTNVFTGALGAKDKNARVSGSNARPVFSTTIPLDANEGLTIAVKLAKGAIDPPSRSDQNIWWLKDNRDYFIGFGGLLLVFLYYTRSWLKVGRDPSRGVLVPRWDPPDGISPALVNYIDNKGISGGGWTALSATALDLAVRGYVVLEDLKQSIIVRRTEKPVGKEKLEAAETSLLSAVGNKGSLTIDKANGERVKSVGQSFRSAIEREHRGKYYNSNSGYTAGGIALSAAALVALFVFGTLETDAIVLMIIPIVVSVFVAVFVAGFARSFRPGQSLGGKIAAVIAIAVIVFVGFSIISSLALALFSTLLEFHETPMLFAVGGIVLLNLLYVFIMGAPTPLGSKIMDGIDGLRQYLTLAEKDRMNMAGAPEMSPQHFEKLLPYAVALGVEKPWTRTFETWLAAASASAAAAYAPSWYSGNFKSGSFSDRIGGFSSSMASTIASTIPSPPPSSSSSGFSGGGGSSGGGGGGGGGGGW, from the coding sequence ATGATCCGGCGGCTTTTCGGCCTTTGCGTCATTCTGTTTATGGCGCTTGCAGCATATGCGGCAAGTGCTGCGGAGGTGATCAACTCCTTCGCATCGGATATAAGGCTCGAAAAGAGCGGCGCCATGACGGTGACGGAGACAATCACCGTCAATGCCGAGGGCAACCGGATCCGGCGAGGCATCTTCCGCGATTTTCCGCTGACTTTCGTCGATGAAGGGGGTCGCCGCCGCAGCGTCGACTTCGACGTTATATCGGTCAGACGCGACGGCAAGGACGAGCCTTGGAAGACGGAATCCGTCTCGGGCGGCATCCGTATCTATGCTGGGTCAGAAGACGTCATGCTTGCGCCGGGCCGCCATGAATATGCCTTCACCTACACCACCGATCGCCAGATCCGCTATTTCGCCGATTACGACGAACTCTATTGGAATGTGACCGGTAACGGCTGGATCTTCCCGATCATGGCCGCGACCGCGACGGTGAACCTGCCAGATGGCGTCACCGCAACCGATACGAATGTGTTCACCGGTGCGCTTGGCGCAAAGGACAAGAATGCCCGCGTGTCAGGCAGCAATGCCCGGCCGGTCTTCTCGACGACCATACCGCTCGATGCCAACGAAGGTCTGACGATTGCCGTCAAGCTTGCCAAAGGCGCGATCGATCCGCCGAGCAGATCGGATCAGAACATCTGGTGGCTGAAGGACAACCGCGACTATTTCATCGGTTTCGGCGGCCTCCTGCTTGTGTTCCTCTACTACACCCGCTCCTGGCTCAAGGTCGGGCGAGACCCTTCCCGCGGCGTCCTCGTGCCGCGCTGGGATCCTCCCGACGGCATCTCTCCAGCGCTCGTCAACTATATCGACAACAAGGGCATTTCAGGCGGGGGCTGGACGGCGCTTTCGGCAACGGCGCTGGACCTGGCGGTTCGCGGCTATGTCGTTCTTGAAGACCTCAAGCAATCGATCATCGTCAGGCGAACGGAAAAGCCGGTGGGTAAGGAGAAGCTGGAAGCCGCCGAAACCAGCCTCCTGAGCGCCGTCGGCAACAAGGGATCGCTGACGATCGACAAGGCAAACGGCGAACGCGTGAAGTCGGTCGGACAAAGCTTTCGGTCGGCGATCGAGCGGGAACATCGCGGCAAATACTACAATTCCAATAGCGGCTATACGGCTGGTGGCATCGCGCTCAGCGCTGCCGCACTTGTCGCGCTCTTCGTTTTCGGCACGCTGGAAACCGATGCGATCGTCCTGATGATCATTCCGATCGTCGTTTCTGTCTTCGTCGCCGTCTTCGTGGCCGGCTTTGCACGGTCCTTCCGCCCCGGCCAGTCCCTTGGAGGCAAGATCGCCGCCGTGATCGCGATCGCCGTCATCGTTTTTGTCGGCTTCAGCATCATTTCATCGCTGGCTCTGGCACTTTTCTCCACGCTTTTGGAATTCCACGAGACGCCGATGCTCTTTGCCGTCGGCGGCATCGTGCTGCTCAACCTGCTCTATGTTTTCATCATGGGTGCGCCAACGCCGCTTGGCTCGAAGATCATGGATGGCATCGACGGCCTTCGTCAGTATCTGACGCTTGCCGAGAAGGACCGGATGAACATGGCCGGTGCGCCGGAAATGTCGCCCCAACATTTCGAGAAGCTGCTGCCCTATGCGGTTGCGCTTGGTGTCGAGAAGCCCTGGACGCGCACCTTCGAAACCTGGCTTGCGGCGGCCTCTGCCTCGGCGGCTGCGGCTTATGCACCGTCCTGGTATTCCGGCAACTTCAAAAGCGGCAGCTTTTCCGATCGCATCGGCGGCTTCTCGTCGTCGATGGCGTCCACCATTGCCTCGACCATTCCCTCGCCCCCGCCCTCAAGTTCGTCTTCCGGTTTTTCCGGCGGCGGAGGTTCTTCGGGCGGTGGCGGTGGCGGCGGCGGCGGTGGCGGCTGGTGA
- the purD gene encoding phosphoribosylamine--glycine ligase produces MKVLLIGSGGREHALAWKLAKSPLMTEFYAAPGNPGIAEHARLVSLNVEDHEAVAAFCVQKAIDFVVVGPEAPLVAGLADRLRADGLKVFGPSAAAAQLEGSKGFTKDICARYNIPTGAYQRFNNAPKAKAYIREQGAPIVVKADGLAAGKGVTVAMSVGEALGAVDDCFEGAFGAAGAEVVIEAYLDGEEASFFCLCDGKNALPLATAQDHKRVGEGDTGVNTGGMGAYSPAPVMTPEMIERTMKEIIEPTICGMAESGYPFCGVFFAGLMITAKGPELIEYNVRFGDPECQVLMMRLKSDLLPLLLAAAEGTLDKATAEWSDDPALTVVMASKGYPGPYEKNTPILSLPEAGEGAKVFHAGTSLKDGELVATGGRVLNVTATGRTVGEAQSRAYALLDKVEWENGFCRRDIGWRAIEREKA; encoded by the coding sequence ATGAAGGTTCTGTTGATCGGCTCGGGCGGACGCGAGCATGCGCTTGCCTGGAAGCTGGCAAAATCGCCGCTGATGACCGAATTCTATGCCGCGCCGGGCAATCCGGGCATTGCGGAGCATGCAAGGCTCGTCAGCCTGAACGTTGAAGATCACGAGGCAGTCGCGGCCTTCTGCGTGCAAAAGGCCATCGATTTTGTCGTTGTCGGTCCCGAGGCGCCTCTGGTCGCCGGCCTTGCCGACCGCCTGCGAGCCGATGGGCTGAAGGTCTTCGGTCCGTCCGCTGCAGCAGCCCAGCTCGAAGGTTCCAAGGGTTTTACCAAGGATATCTGCGCCCGCTACAACATCCCGACCGGCGCCTACCAGCGCTTCAACAACGCCCCGAAGGCAAAGGCCTATATCCGCGAACAAGGCGCCCCCATCGTCGTCAAGGCGGATGGCCTTGCCGCCGGCAAGGGCGTGACGGTGGCGATGAGCGTGGGGGAGGCGCTTGGCGCAGTCGACGATTGCTTCGAGGGTGCGTTCGGCGCAGCCGGCGCCGAGGTCGTCATCGAGGCTTATCTCGATGGCGAAGAGGCAAGCTTCTTCTGCCTCTGCGACGGCAAGAACGCCCTGCCGCTGGCGACCGCACAGGATCACAAGCGTGTCGGCGAGGGTGATACCGGCGTCAATACCGGCGGCATGGGCGCCTATTCGCCGGCTCCGGTAATGACGCCCGAGATGATCGAGCGGACGATGAAGGAAATTATCGAGCCGACGATCTGCGGCATGGCCGAAAGCGGCTATCCTTTCTGCGGTGTTTTCTTCGCCGGCTTGATGATTACGGCAAAGGGCCCCGAACTCATTGAATACAATGTGCGCTTCGGCGATCCCGAATGCCAGGTACTGATGATGCGCCTGAAGAGCGATCTGCTGCCGCTTCTGCTGGCAGCGGCCGAAGGCACGCTCGACAAGGCCACAGCCGAATGGAGCGACGATCCGGCGCTGACCGTCGTGATGGCCTCCAAGGGTTATCCGGGCCCTTATGAGAAGAACACGCCGATCCTCTCGCTGCCGGAGGCAGGCGAGGGCGCGAAAGTGTTCCATGCTGGCACGTCTTTGAAGGACGGCGAGCTGGTCGCGACCGGCGGCCGAGTGCTGAACGTGACCGCCACCGGCAGAACAGTCGGCGAGGCTCAAAGCCGCGCCTATGCGCTGCTGGACAAGGTGGAATGGGAAAATGGTTTCTGCCGCCGCGATATCGGCTGGCGGGCGATCGAGCGCGAAAAAGCTTGA
- a CDS encoding plant virulence effector HPE1-like domain-containing protein, whose translation MRQFILGASILLASGSAMASSIEVIGSSRAGGGSIVTETCTTCPPLQSTERKKDYTVPALPPGAIQASALRNVAGEQKLYRTEGWMGGSPVVFVTKATPEVLADFKVTVPDEGIDPTATTSLIGGDAKPVVAGMSAPAEQTVPLDVSDFELRM comes from the coding sequence ATGCGTCAATTCATTCTCGGTGCGTCAATTCTTCTGGCATCTGGTTCGGCGATGGCCTCCTCGATCGAGGTGATCGGCTCGTCGCGCGCCGGCGGCGGCAGCATTGTGACCGAGACCTGCACGACCTGCCCACCGTTGCAATCGACCGAGCGCAAGAAGGACTACACGGTGCCGGCTTTGCCGCCCGGCGCCATCCAGGCCAGCGCGCTGCGTAATGTGGCCGGTGAGCAGAAGCTCTACCGCACCGAAGGCTGGATGGGCGGATCGCCCGTGGTTTTCGTGACCAAGGCGACCCCCGAAGTCCTGGCCGACTTCAAGGTGACGGTCCCCGACGAAGGCATCGACCCGACGGCGACGACCTCCCTCATCGGCGGTGATGCCAAGCCAGTTGTTGCAGGCATGTCCGCCCCTGCGGAACAAACGGTGCCGCTCGACGTTTCCGACTTTGAGCTTAGAATGTGA
- a CDS encoding DUF523 domain-containing protein, translating into MTYKILVSACLMGHAVRYDARAKPLAHPALERWRAEGRLVTICPEISAGMPVPRPPAEIERGASGEDVLSATARVLEITGGDVTAAFRKAAQNALRLAQETGCTHALLIDGSPSCGSGFIYDGSFRRARRHGNGVTAALLKRAGIQVFSDREIDRLEESLATPL; encoded by the coding sequence ATGACCTACAAAATCCTCGTCAGCGCCTGCCTCATGGGCCATGCCGTCCGTTATGACGCCCGGGCGAAGCCGCTCGCGCATCCGGCGCTCGAGCGGTGGCGGGCAGAGGGAAGGCTCGTGACGATCTGTCCGGAGATCTCGGCAGGCATGCCGGTGCCGCGGCCGCCGGCGGAAATCGAGCGCGGCGCGAGCGGCGAGGACGTCCTGTCGGCAACTGCACGGGTGTTGGAGATCACCGGAGGCGATGTGACGGCTGCATTCCGAAAGGCAGCGCAGAATGCGCTCAGGCTGGCTCAGGAGACGGGCTGCACCCACGCGCTGCTCATCGACGGCAGCCCCTCCTGCGGTTCTGGTTTCATCTATGATGGATCTTTCAGAAGAGCGCGGCGCCACGGCAATGGTGTTACAGCTGCCCTGCTGAAGCGCGCGGGAATCCAGGTCTTCTCGGACCGGGAGATCGACCGGCTTGAGGAAAGCCTCGCGACGCCCCTCTGA
- the glyS gene encoding glycine--tRNA ligase subunit beta: protein MPDLLIELRSEEIPARMQRKAAGDLKKLVTDALVEAGLSYEGAREYWTPRRLTLDIRGLTGRSADVREERKGPRTDANEKAIEGFLRGSGLSSVSEAQVSSDPKKGDFYIAVISKPGRAAEEIIGDVMPGIIRDFPWPKSMRWGKASSKPGSLRWVRPLQSIVCTFGTEHEETSVIPFEIDGIVASNVTYGHRFHAPGAIAVKRFDDYAASLEKAKVILDAERRKNIILHDARDIAFAGGLELVEDEGLLEEVSGLVEWPQVLMGSFEEDYLSIPSEIIRLTIKTNQKCFVTRKQGEETLSNQFILVSNIEANDGGKEIVHGNGKVVRARLSDALHFWKRDQGNLPDLETLEASAKKFGLDLRKPLDQRMAKLDALHVTFHAKIGTQGERVTRIRTLAGEIGKIVDADPLKVSRAAALAKADLRTEVVGEFPELQGAMGKKYALLQGEDEPVAAALEDHYKPQGPTDRVPTDNVAITIALADKIDTLVWFWRINERPTGSKDPFALRRAALGSIRLLLEREIRAPLIPLFRSAFRSEWAVAIASHEASIRLFELKILEDNERFDHERLVQEQRAAIKYCKNYLAEGHPKTIEEEYELAINLLAFFHDRLKVYLRDQGARYDLIDAVVTPEADDLVMIARRVEALTAFITSEDGKNLLVGTKRATQILAAEEKKGTVIADGVSEKLFRLDAERELFAAIAKASAEASAAIAREDFRSAMEALSKLRTPVDRFFDDVLVNDEDAAIRANRLALLRLIREATGTVADFSKIAG from the coding sequence ATGCCCGATCTGCTTATAGAACTTCGATCCGAGGAAATTCCGGCCCGCATGCAGCGCAAGGCTGCCGGCGACCTGAAGAAGCTCGTCACCGATGCGCTGGTGGAGGCAGGACTTTCCTATGAGGGCGCCCGCGAATACTGGACGCCGCGCCGCCTAACACTTGATATCCGCGGACTGACCGGGCGGTCCGCCGATGTGCGCGAAGAGCGCAAGGGCCCGCGCACCGATGCCAACGAAAAGGCGATCGAGGGCTTTTTGCGCGGCTCCGGCCTTTCCTCGGTTTCCGAGGCGCAGGTAAGCAGCGACCCGAAAAAGGGCGATTTCTACATTGCCGTGATTTCCAAGCCCGGGCGCGCTGCCGAAGAAATCATCGGCGACGTGATGCCCGGCATCATCCGCGATTTCCCCTGGCCGAAATCCATGCGCTGGGGAAAGGCCTCCTCCAAACCTGGCTCGCTGCGCTGGGTGCGCCCGCTGCAATCGATCGTCTGCACTTTCGGCACCGAGCATGAAGAAACATCCGTCATCCCCTTCGAGATCGACGGCATCGTCGCCTCCAACGTGACCTACGGCCACCGCTTCCATGCGCCAGGCGCCATCGCCGTCAAGCGTTTCGACGACTATGCCGCGAGCCTCGAAAAAGCGAAGGTCATCCTCGATGCCGAGCGGCGCAAGAACATCATCCTGCATGACGCCCGCGACATCGCCTTTGCGGGCGGACTGGAACTGGTCGAGGACGAAGGTCTGCTGGAGGAAGTCTCCGGGCTCGTCGAATGGCCGCAAGTGCTGATGGGCAGCTTCGAGGAGGACTACCTCTCAATCCCCTCCGAAATCATCAGGCTGACGATCAAGACGAACCAGAAATGTTTCGTAACGCGTAAACAGGGCGAAGAGACGCTTTCGAACCAGTTCATCCTCGTCTCCAACATTGAGGCCAACGACGGCGGCAAGGAAATCGTCCACGGCAATGGCAAGGTCGTCCGCGCCCGCCTTTCCGACGCGCTGCATTTCTGGAAGCGCGACCAGGGGAACTTGCCCGACCTCGAAACCCTGGAAGCGTCGGCGAAGAAATTCGGGCTTGATCTGAGGAAACCGCTCGATCAGCGGATGGCGAAGCTCGATGCGCTGCATGTGACGTTCCACGCGAAGATTGGAACGCAGGGCGAGCGAGTAACACGCATTCGCACCCTGGCCGGCGAAATCGGTAAAATCGTCGATGCAGACCCTCTGAAGGTTAGCCGAGCCGCAGCCTTGGCAAAGGCGGACCTTCGAACTGAGGTGGTGGGCGAATTCCCCGAACTGCAAGGTGCAATGGGAAAGAAATATGCGCTGCTGCAAGGTGAAGATGAACCAGTGGCGGCGGCACTGGAGGACCATTATAAGCCTCAAGGTCCTACCGACCGAGTGCCTACCGACAACGTTGCCATAACCATAGCGCTTGCTGACAAGATCGATACACTTGTGTGGTTTTGGCGAATAAACGAAAGGCCTACCGGTTCAAAGGATCCGTTCGCGCTGAGAAGAGCAGCGCTGGGATCGATACGGCTGCTGTTGGAACGGGAAATCAGAGCACCTCTCATCCCGCTGTTTCGCTCTGCATTTCGGAGCGAATGGGCTGTGGCGATCGCTAGCCACGAAGCTTCGATCAGACTCTTCGAGCTTAAAATCCTCGAGGACAACGAAAGGTTCGACCACGAGAGGCTCGTGCAAGAACAGCGCGCAGCAATCAAATATTGCAAGAATTATCTTGCTGAAGGCCATCCAAAGACAATCGAAGAAGAATATGAACTGGCAATCAACCTCCTTGCCTTCTTCCACGACCGCCTCAAGGTCTATCTCCGCGACCAGGGTGCGCGCTACGACCTGATCGATGCCGTCGTCACACCCGAGGCCGACGACCTCGTCATGATCGCCCGCCGTGTCGAGGCGCTGACGGCTTTCATTACCTCGGAAGACGGCAAGAACCTGTTGGTCGGCACCAAGCGCGCCACGCAGATTCTGGCCGCCGAGGAGAAGAAGGGCACCGTCATCGCCGACGGCGTTTCGGAAAAACTCTTCCGGCTCGATGCCGAAAGGGAGCTTTTTGCCGCCATCGCCAAAGCCTCGGCCGAGGCTTCCGCCGCAATCGCCAGGGAAGACTTCCGCTCGGCGATGGAGGCGCTTTCGAAGCTCCGCACCCCGGTCGACCGCTTCTTCGACGACGTGCTCGTCAATGACGAGGACGCGGCAATTCGCGCCAACCGCCTGGCCCTGCTGCGGCTGATCCGCGAGGCTACGGGCACGGTTGCGGACTTTTCGAAGATCGCAGGGTAA
- a CDS encoding Tex family protein: MAADLRSLAAVIASEINARPDQAKAAIELLDEGATVPFIARYRKEVTGGLDDTQLRNLAERLVYLRELEARRDTIVESIAGQGKMTDELMEKIARAATKAELEDLYLPYKPKRRTRAEIARERGLGPLAEAILADRSKGPAVLAESYITADVPDAKTALEGARDIIAEGIAENADLLGKLRAHMRSAAFLKAKVVDGKQAAGEKFADYFDHSERWATAPGHRALAMLRGWNEEMLTLTIEADAETASPNKPVERMIAAAYEIGASRPGDRWLMDVASWTWRVKLSMSLSLDLMRELRERAEEEAIHVFARNLKDLLLAAPAGSRATMGLDPGIRTGVKVAVVDGTGKVVATSTVYPFQPRNDVRGSQAELTALILKHNVELISIGNGTGSRETEKLVAEMLAGLAGAKPTKVIVSEAGASVYSASATAAAEFPDLDVSLRGAVSIARRLQDPLAELVKIEPKSIGVGQYQHDVDQQKLSRSLDAVVEDAVNAVGVDLNTASAPLLSRVSGLGPSIAEAIVVHRDQNGPFESRRDLLKVARLGNRTFEQAAGFLRIPNGKEPLDASSVHPEAYGVAKKIVAACGRDLRSLMGDSAALKSIDPRQFIDEKFGLPTVKDILAELEKPGRDPRPSFKTATFAEGVNEIADLKPGMVLEGTVTNVAAFGAFVDIGVHQDGLVHVSQLADRFVKDPHEVVKAGDVVKVRVVEVDAKRKRIGLSMRKDDGSSAAAPRGEYRGNQGARPQNDRRPAVPKQENQGAFGAALAEAMKRK, encoded by the coding sequence ATGGCCGCAGACCTCCGCTCGCTTGCCGCAGTCATCGCCTCCGAAATCAATGCCCGGCCGGACCAGGCCAAAGCTGCGATCGAGCTGCTCGACGAGGGCGCGACCGTTCCCTTCATCGCACGCTACCGCAAGGAAGTGACGGGCGGCCTGGACGATACGCAACTGCGCAATCTGGCCGAACGCCTCGTCTATCTGCGCGAACTGGAAGCCCGCCGCGACACGATCGTCGAATCGATCGCCGGTCAGGGCAAGATGACCGACGAATTGATGGAGAAGATCGCCCGCGCCGCCACGAAGGCGGAGCTCGAAGATCTCTACCTGCCCTACAAGCCGAAGCGCCGTACCCGTGCCGAGATCGCCCGCGAGCGCGGCCTTGGACCGCTGGCCGAGGCGATTCTCGCCGATCGCTCGAAGGGACCGGCGGTGCTGGCGGAGAGCTATATCACTGCCGATGTGCCGGATGCGAAGACGGCACTCGAAGGCGCACGCGATATCATCGCCGAAGGCATTGCGGAAAATGCCGATTTGCTTGGCAAGCTGCGTGCCCATATGCGCAGCGCCGCGTTTTTGAAGGCCAAGGTCGTGGATGGCAAGCAGGCGGCCGGCGAGAAGTTCGCCGACTATTTTGACCATTCGGAGCGCTGGGCGACCGCACCCGGCCATCGCGCACTCGCCATGCTGCGCGGCTGGAACGAGGAAATGCTGACGCTGACGATCGAGGCTGACGCCGAGACCGCCTCTCCCAACAAACCTGTCGAGCGGATGATCGCTGCTGCCTATGAAATCGGCGCGAGCCGCCCCGGCGACCGCTGGCTGATGGATGTCGCAAGCTGGACCTGGCGCGTCAAACTTTCCATGTCGCTGTCTCTCGACCTGATGCGCGAACTGCGTGAACGCGCCGAAGAGGAGGCGATCCATGTCTTTGCGCGAAACCTGAAGGATCTGCTGCTGGCGGCGCCGGCCGGATCGCGCGCCACGATGGGCCTCGATCCGGGTATTCGCACTGGCGTCAAGGTCGCTGTGGTCGACGGTACCGGCAAGGTCGTTGCGACCTCCACGGTCTATCCCTTCCAGCCGCGCAACGACGTGCGTGGCTCTCAGGCAGAACTCACCGCCCTGATCCTCAAGCACAATGTCGAACTGATCTCGATCGGTAACGGTACGGGAAGCCGCGAAACGGAAAAACTGGTAGCCGAAATGCTGGCCGGTCTTGCGGGTGCAAAGCCCACCAAGGTCATCGTTTCGGAAGCCGGCGCGTCGGTCTATTCCGCCTCCGCGACCGCCGCGGCTGAGTTTCCGGATCTCGACGTGTCGCTGCGTGGCGCCGTTTCCATCGCCCGCCGCCTGCAGGATCCGCTGGCCGAGCTTGTCAAGATCGAGCCGAAATCGATCGGCGTCGGCCAGTACCAGCATGACGTCGACCAACAGAAGCTGTCGCGCTCGCTTGACGCAGTCGTCGAAGACGCGGTGAATGCCGTCGGCGTCGATCTCAACACGGCTTCGGCACCGCTGCTGTCACGCGTTTCCGGACTCGGCCCGTCGATTGCCGAAGCCATCGTCGTCCACCGCGACCAGAACGGTCCGTTTGAAAGCCGCCGCGACCTGCTCAAGGTTGCGCGTCTGGGAAACCGCACCTTCGAGCAGGCGGCTGGCTTCCTGCGCATCCCGAACGGCAAGGAGCCTCTCGATGCATCATCGGTTCACCCGGAAGCCTATGGCGTAGCAAAGAAGATCGTTGCCGCCTGCGGCCGCGACCTGCGGTCGCTGATGGGCGACAGTGCGGCGCTGAAATCGATCGATCCGCGCCAGTTCATCGACGAGAAATTCGGCCTGCCGACGGTCAAGGATATCCTCGCCGAACTGGAAAAGCCCGGCCGCGATCCGCGCCCGAGCTTCAAGACGGCAACCTTCGCCGAAGGCGTCAACGAAATCGCCGATCTCAAGCCCGGCATGGTGCTGGAAGGCACGGTGACCAACGTTGCGGCCTTCGGCGCCTTCGTCGATATCGGCGTGCACCAGGACGGCCTTGTGCATGTCTCGCAGCTTGCCGACCGCTTCGTCAAAGATCCTCACGAAGTTGTGAAGGCCGGCGATGTCGTCAAGGTGCGGGTCGTCGAGGTCGATGCAAAACGCAAGCGCATCGGTCTTTCAATGCGCAAGGACGATGGCTCCTCGGCTGCAGCCCCACGCGGCGAGTACCGTGGAAATCAGGGCGCGCGGCCGCAAAACGACCGGCGTCCGGCTGTCCCGAAACAGGAAAACCAGGGCGCCTTCGGTGCTGCTCTTGCAGAGGCCATGAAGCGAAAATAA